The window ttgttcttcaaaagacatttgaacacttttccacattttatattCTCTGATTTGTTCCGGTGGCCACCATGATCTCCTCCAGATTTTTCCGTTTCAAATCTGGCACAGTGGCGTCAGCTGCAGGATAACCCACAggaagcagcatcagcagcttcTCGTTGACCGGCCGCTTGAGGAGGAGCCTGAGCTGAGGGCCACAGTTTAGGGGCGTCGTTGTGACGGTTACTAGGCCCACATTCTGACAGACAGAAAATCAGATTCTTTGTTTGAGATTATACtgtgtttttggaaaaatgttcagaGAATGTAATTGTgcatttggaaaaataattaaataaatgttttcatttcatttagtGTCATTTGTATCTCATagaatattttgtatttctaaCCTGCAGAGCAGCCAGGAGGATTCCACAAGATATAGAGACACTGATTTCATTGTAATAATGggtctttttctttccatttggTAGAATCCCATAAGtctgtttaaaaatgagaatCAGGTATGGAGCAACATCCAAATATTCCTTAATCCAGTTCGTCCTGTATTGCAGAAACAAGTGTGATTTATGTGGCATATATTGTCCttttaatcataatcataatgGTAAAAAAGATGTGGAGTAAGTAAATATGTTCACCTTAACCTGGCCAAATCATGGACCCACTTATCTCCCATCCTCTGGCGGTAGTTcacctcctcttcttcttccacaATAAGTCTGATCTTGTGCTTTGTGTCCAGATCTGACACTACAACAAATGTCCAGGGCTCCGTGTGAGCACCACTTGGCGCTGTCCCTAAACAGAGATGGAACACATTAATAAACAAACTGATCCCAGTTATGATGGCCTTTGTTGATCCTCAAATGCAGCAAAAAGTCAAACTGATATGTTCCGTGCCTGCAGTGAGGATGACCCTATCGATGACTTCTCGTGGGACTGGCTCGGGGCTGATGAATCTGACAGATCTCCTCTGGTTCATCAAGGAGTAAAAATCCTTGGACCTCTGCAGCATGGTCTCCTCCGAGTAGCGCTGTGGTGAATAGGGAACATGTGCAAGCTCTTCCTCTTTGTTGTTCTCCACCCATTCATCGTCATCTAAAATGATGTCAAAGAAATGAAACGTGATGCCTATGACATTCATTTGTTAATCAGGGAATCTAAATAAACAAGGAGACAGACAACATATAGTCTGCCATAACAAGGCACAGAGCTCTGATGCCCTTCAGATGTATAAACTTTAATTATCTAGCTATAATCGGTTGGAACTAGTATCAATAGTTCCAATTGATACCAGTTATCGTATACTCAATACGttattcaaagtagtttaaaaagtttatgtCTAAGGAAATCCAGTAGATTCCATTGATGCATGGGTACTTTTCAACCTGGGTGATGTAATGTGGATTGAATTTATGCATAATGTATGAAGGTTTTAAACACAAGAAACTTCCCCATGCTTGTTTAgctcattatttatttttttatttgttaatatgACTGTTAGTGTTGTATGTCCATTTTTAATTATcgcttgtttttttcccttattttaatttatgtaaagcCTTTTGCATCCAATGCAAGcatgcaaaacatgaaaatcctATTTTTCTTTGACTAGTAAAAAGGAAACTGGAATTTACCTCCTCTTGTTATTTCTGTGTCATCCTGCAAGTCCTGATCCACCCAGGGTCTGAACTCCTTTTTTGTGGTTTGCCCTGCTACTCTCGGACTGGTCTCTGGTGTCCGagatttcagaaacaaaaagccGGCCACAACGCACAGGACCAGAGCGAGGACGGGTGTGAGTTCAGACAGGAGAGCCATGACTGACTGAGCAGCTGCCAGTAGGAGTGGAACTACTGTACCTTTGCTGAGTGCAAACCTCGTGTTATAAAATGCTTCTCTGTTATCTGAAGTGAGCCTTTATGCTGAGTCAGAACATGGGATAAGGCACATGAGCTTGGCACCCTGttgaagtagaaaaaaacatttccacgGTTCACCAggtcatgaaaaaaacaacaaaaaaaccccataaaagtCTGCAAGTTTAAGTTTCAAAGTCCTATACCGAGGTTAATATTCCACTTTGTTCTCCCTGTGCTACAAGCTGAATAGTACATGCAAATTGAAACACTTAACAAAAACcttcaataaaatgttcattttcatggagcaaatgaaataaaagtgtttGGGATATAAGCAatttttctgttatgttttattgattggtctgaaacaaacagatttGGAAATCTTAGGAGCTTCTAAAAAGAGGTGTGTTCAAATTCAAATGCATCTGCCTTTGAATCTGTCAGTgtgattgaattgaattgaatctgattgatttgttttttattttgtaaaaggGCCTTGAGATATTTATTGTGAATTGGTggtatataaataaactaaattgtattggaaaaaaaatctagttttttgAACAACACACTTTGAATAAGTGCAGTTTATGGAactagggttagggttagggttacaTTATGTATtctaagaaaatgtttaatttatctCCATCTTTCTTGAAAAAACACCTGTGAAAATTCCAATAAGGGTCAATCATCTTTACTTGTTGACCAAATTTATACCATTCCTGAATGTTAACTACTGAAGTTCCAAAAATGAGGAGTGTATCTATTTTGAGCCAGCACCATGAGATTtgatttaattaagaaaaacttATTGAAATATCTCTCAGTGACGAACAATTCAAACAATAACACAATCTGACCTATCATAACGTTATGGATTAATTCGGACAATAGATGGCGCAAAAATTCTTTcgccaagttttttttttttctctaaatgagAAGGATATAAATAAGGATActgagattttgtttgtttgtagctATACAAACAAGAACACTTGTACAATTATTTTTGGCACTAATAATCTCTGGGGcgacaaaatctaaaatagaaCGTCCTGAATTTCATTATGCTTTCGAGTTTTCATGAGCTGCAAGTTAAAAACTTGCAATATAGATCACTCTTTGTAACAGATCTGAGTTTCAGATTTTGAACTACATTGTTGGAATAAACCTTTAGGTGTTCATTGATATATGCACCTGTAAATAAAAAGATTGTCTGATTTGACAGCAAATTGTTCTCCTTGCCTCCTCTTGATGGCGCAACTGTCTTTAACGCTAGTGCGCTAATAAAAACCATTGAGGGAAATCGAAAGATTCACTGCAAAAAATGATTCATGTCTGTTAACCGGACTTATTTTTGaatatgttcatttttaaacaccGACACCTGCCAATACGACGTTCATGTAGTAAATTAAACTCCTTTGCGTTTCTGTTCCATTGTCATCTCCATATTCcactatttctttctttcttttggagtcattatttttttatttcacctcaAACCCAACGTCTGCCATCCAGCATTTCTTGCAGCGCTCGCTCCGCCCTCTCGGCTTTCTACGGCGCTGCGCTTTAAATAGCAActgtttaaaagctgctgcacaTTCTCCTGTCTGCCGTGCAGCTCCGCagtctctctctcccctcctgTCCACTTCATTAACACATTTATCCAAGCAACAAACCCTCTCATCCCGCTATGTCGGCCGCCAGTACCGAAACCAGTGCCCCTCTTCCCACCGCAGGCAGCCGCGTCTTCTTCCAAGGTGCGCCCGGTGTGGGCTGCGTGAGCTCCGGCCCCATCAACGGTGAGGACCCGGTCCAGAAGAAGCAGGGAAAAGTGACGGTCAAGTACGACAGGAAGGAGCTGCGGAAGAGACTCGTGCTGGAAGAATGGATCATCGAGGAGCTCAGCAAGTTGTATGACTGTGAGGTGAGTAAAGGACGGGTCACCCTGTCAGTGGGGGGCCCTTCAAATGCACAAGGAGACAGACAGCCGGGATAAACAATGCAGgttattttatgtatgtttttgtgtcatttttcgATTGTAGTGTCAGTCAATCAGAGCTGCAAGTCATCTGTTTTTCACATGGAAACTCAAAATCACAACAATATAACACATCAACTTTTCACATCAAGGAGCTTGACTTTCTCATTTTCCTTTATGTCATAGATACTGAGGCTTTCAGACATCTATGTGTGCCTTTGTAGCTCCGAGAGTTTTATTTGTTACAGCCTATATCTGTCTCTGTCATTGAGCAAGGGATGCATGGGCCGGGgaggaaaagcagcagcagagaaaccGCATGGTTGTCCTTTTACGCACCCGTCGCCCCCCACCTCCAAGGAAGCTTGCAGCTGCGAAAAGGGAATACTGTGTGCATCCATTTACATAGACCGTATAATTTCTCGTAAATGACACTAATAACAGCCCTTTCATCAATATCCTTTAAAGCAAACCCCCAGCTGCTCGGTTTATTGTAGTTTTATGAGATGGTGCGTGCGTCTCAGTTCAGTCGTTTGACGTTTATGTGGCGACGGTTTTAGCCCTTTTAACCTATATGCACTTTTCTGCGGTGCATCTGTCCCTGCGCCTTATATTGGCCACCCCAATTACTGTGCGTTCGCACGTCTGCACGTCGCATTctttaacactttaaaaagGGGGAGGGGAGGCCTTGTGTGCGCAtgtggagaaagagagagagacagagagagagagagaaagagagagtgtGTGTAGGGGGTCCGGATAGCAGCAAATTCCCCTCCCAATAAACTCTCCTGTTTCCCACGTACACTATGCTGCCATACAGAGCCATGTGGGGGTGTTGAGAAGATGGAAAGAAGGGCACTGGGTTAGAGGATGTGCTGATGCTGTGACTCTCCTCCCCAGCCAATCACCTCTTCTGCCTCGCAACCCCCTCCCTAATGCCAAGGGTCTGCACAAAcgcacatgtacacacacaatACGTCTGTCACTTCGAGTCAggcatatatttatatatgcgTGGATCACTCCATCTATCAATGGTATAATCCACACA is drawn from Xiphophorus hellerii strain 12219 chromosome 15, Xiphophorus_hellerii-4.1, whole genome shotgun sequence and contains these coding sequences:
- the ppp1r14c gene encoding protein phosphatase 1 regulatory subunit 14C, whose translation is MSAASTETSAPLPTAGSRVFFQGAPGVGCVSSGPINGEDPVQKKQGKVTVKYDRKELRKRLVLEEWIIEELSKLYDCEEDEMPEVEIDIDDLLEVNSDDERASKLQESLTDCYKPTENFVSELLCRIRGMRKLSAPTKKGL
- the iyd gene encoding iodotyrosine deiodinase; the protein is MALLSELTPVLALVLCVVAGFLFLKSRTPETSPRVAGQTTKKEFRPWVDQDLQDDTEITRGDDDEWVENNKEEELAHVPYSPQRYSEETMLQRSKDFYSLMNQRRSVRFISPEPVPREVIDRVILTAGTAPSGAHTEPWTFVVVSDLDTKHKIRLIVEEEEEVNYRQRMGDKWVHDLARLRTNWIKEYLDVAPYLILIFKQTYGILPNGKKKTHYYNEISVSISCGILLAALQNVGLVTVTTTPLNCGPQLRLLLKRPVNEKLLMLLPVGYPAADATVPDLKRKNLEEIMVATGTNQRI